A DNA window from Chionomys nivalis unplaced genomic scaffold, mChiNiv1.1 scaffold_145, whole genome shotgun sequence contains the following coding sequences:
- the LOC130869246 gene encoding splicing factor U2AF 65 kDa subunit-like: MLDLDEFQLKLNENKQQRDKENHHWKRSHSRSRTRDQKHRNRSRDHLNQDEHSAYRDRRRQSKPLTRGDKEEHGGLIHPPHHEKKKKKVRKYWDVPPPGFEHITPMQYKAMQAAGQIPATALLPTMTPDGLAVIPTPVPVVGSQMTRQARRLYVGSIPFGITEEAMMDFFNAQMCFCGLTQAPGNPVLAVQINQDKNFAFLEFRSVDETTQAMALDGIIFQGQSLKIRRPHDYQPLPGMSENPSVYVPGIVSSVVPDSAHKLFIGGLSNYLNDDQVKELLTSFGPLKAFNLVKDSATGLSKGYAFCEYVDISVTDQAIAGLHGMQLGDKKLLVQRASVGAKNATLSTINQTTVTLQVPGLMGSQVQMGGHPTEVLCLMNMVLPEELLDDEEYEEIVEDVRDECSKYGLVKSIEIPRPVDGVEVPGCGKIFVEFTSVLDCQKAMQGLTGRQFANRVVVTKYCDPDSYHCRDFW; encoded by the coding sequence ATGCTGGACTTGGACGAGTTCCAGCTGAAGCTCAACGAGAACAAACAACAACGGGACAAGGAGAACCACCATTGGAAGCGTAGCCACAGCCGTTCTAGAACCCGGGACCAGAAGCACAGGAACCGGAGCCGAGATCATCTTAACCAGGATGAGCACAGTGCCTACCGAGACAGACGAAGGCAAAGCAAACCTTTGACCAGAGGCGATAAAGAGGAGCATGGTGGATTGATTCATCCCCCTCAccatgagaagaagaagaagaaggtgcgTAAATACTGGGacgtgccaccacctggctttgagcACATCACCCCAATGCAGTACAAGGCCATGCAAGCTGCGGGTCAGATTCCAGCCACTGCCCTTCTCCCCACTATGACTCCTGATGGTCTGGCTGTGATCCCAACGCCCGTGCCTGTTGTTGGGAGTCAGATGACCAGACAGGCCAGACGCCTCTACGTGGGCAGCATTCCATTTGGCATCACTGAGGAAGCTATGATGGACTTCTTCAATGCCCAGATGTGCTTCTGCGGATTGACTCAGGCCCCTGGCAACCCAGTCTTGGCTGTGCAGATCAATCAAGACAAGAATTTTGCCTTTTTGGAGTTCCGCTCAGTGGATGAAACGACCCAGGCCATGGCCTTGGATGGCATCATCTTCCAGGGCCAGTCACTGAAGATTCGAAGGCCTCATGACTATCAGCCACTGCCTGGCATGTCAGAGAACCCCTCTGTTTATGTGCCTGGCATTGTATCCAGTGTAGTTCCAGACTCTGCGCACAAACTGTTCATCGGGGGCTTGTCCAACTACCTGAATGATGACCAGGTGAAAGAACTGCTGACATCCTTTGGGCCTCTGAAGGCCTTCAACTTGGTCAAGGATAGTGCCACAGGGCTGTCCAAGGGTTATGCCTTCTGTGAGTACGTGGACATCAGCGTCACAGATCAGGCCATTGCGGGGCTGCATGGGATGCAACTAGGGGACAAGAAGCTGCTTGTCCAGAGGGCGAGTGTGGGAGCCAAGAATGCCACGCTGAGTACCATCAATCAGACAACTGTAACCCTTCAAGTGCCCGGCCTGATGGGCTCTCAGGTGCAGATGGGCGGTCACCCGACTGAGGTCCTCTGCCTCATGAACATGGTGCTGCCTGAAGAGCTGTTGGACGATGAGGAGTACGAGGAGATTGTGGAGGACGTGCGAGATGAGTGCAGCAAATACGGGCTGGTCAAGTCCATCGAGATTCCCCGGCCCGTGGACGGCGTCGAGGTGCCTGGCTGTGGAAAGATCTTTGTGGAGTTCACCTCTGTGTTAGACTGCCAGAAAGCCATGCAGGGCCTAACTGGCCGCCAGTTCGCCAACAGAGTGGTGGTCACAAAATACTGTGACCCTGACTCTTACCACTGCCGGGACTTCTGGTAG